In Arachis hypogaea cultivar Tifrunner chromosome 2, arahy.Tifrunner.gnm2.J5K5, whole genome shotgun sequence, a genomic segment contains:
- the LOC112735213 gene encoding pectinesterase 3, producing MDTIKSFKGYGKVDEAEQQAYQKKTRKRIIILIVSSIILSAAIIAAVAGIVIHKRNTKSSSSSSNSVPTPELTPAASLKAVCDVTQYPNSCFSAISAVANTNTTDPKLLFRLSLRVAIDELSKLAKQLPSKLRESTKNDSRLQKAIDVCETVLDDALDRLNESIGVPDEGRKVLAAGKITDLETWLSAAITNQETCIDAISDVDSTAEHGVVGEVQTAMKNSTEYASNSLAIVTRILGLISKFDSPVHRRRLLGFPEWVTAADRRLLAGNVNETETHVVVAQDGSGDYTTITAAVNAVKKKSLKRHVIYVKTGIYRENIDLDKSTWNVMIYGDGKTKTIVTGNRNFIDGVPTFETATFAVKGKGFIARDIGFINTAGASKHQAVALRSGSDRSVFYRCSFIGYQDTLYAHSNRQFYRECDITGTIDFIFGNAAVVFQSCKIMPRQPLPNQFNTITAQGKKDPNQNTGIVIQKSTITTLDKDNLTLTAPTYLGRPWKDYSTTVIMQSEIGSFLKPIGWISWIPNVEPPNTIFYAEYQNSGPGSDVAQRVKWAGYKPTLTDLDAGKYTVQSFIQGQEWLKDASVEFESTL from the exons ATGGACACAATCAAGTCCTTCAAGGGCTACGGCAAAGTCGATGAGGCCGAGCAACAAGCCTATCAGAAGAAGACACGTAAGCGAATCATAATCCTAATAGTCTCCTCAATAATCCTCTCAGCGGCGATTATTGCCGCAGTAGCAGGAATCGTCATACACAAGCGCAACaccaaatcatcatcatcatcttctaacTCGGTCCCAACACCCGAGTTAACTCCGGCCGCGTCACTCAAAGCGGTTTGCGATGTGACTCAGTACCCTAACTCGTGCTTCTCCGCCATCTCCGCCGTCGCAAACACCAACACTACTGATCCCAAGCTCCTCTTCCGCCTCTCCCTCCGCGTCGCCATTGACGAGCTCTCCAAGCTCGCGAAGCAGCTTCCCTCCAAGCTTCGCGAATCTACGAAGAACGATTCACGACTCCAAAAGGCGATCGATGTGTGCGAAACCGTGCTCGACGACGCTCTAGATCGCCTGAACGAGTCGATCGGAGTCCCCGACGAAGGACGGAAGGTGCTGGCGGCGGGGAAGATAACCGATCTGGAAACATGGCTGAGCGCGGCGATAACGAACCAGGAAACGTGCATTGACGCGATCTCCGATGTGGATTCCACCGCTGAGCACGGCGTTGTCGGAGAAGTTCAAACGGCGATGAAGAACTCTACAGAGTACGCGAGCAACAGCTTGGCGATTGTGACGAGGATCTTAGGGCTGATTTCGAAGTTCGATTCGCCGGTGCACCGGCGGCGGTTACTCGGGTTTCCGGAGTGGGTGACGGCGGCGGATAGGAGGCTGCTGGCGGGGAATGTGAACGAAACGGAGACTCATGTGGTGGTGGCGCAGGACGGAAGCGGTGACTACACCACCATCACGGCGGCGGTGAATGCCGTGAAGAAGAAGAGCTTGAAGAGGCACGTGATTTACGTGAAGACAGGAATTTACAGAGAGAACATCGATTTGGATAAGAGCACTTGGAATGTGATGATCTACGGTGATGGTAAGACGAAAACCATCGTCACAGGTAACCGGAACTTCATCGACGGCGTTCCTACATTTGAGACTGCCACTTTcg CCGTTAAAGGAAAAGGATTCATAGCTAGAGACATAGGTTTCATAAACACCGCAGGCGCATCGAAGCACCAAGCCGTGGCGCTCCGGTCCGGATCAGACCGCTCCGTGTTCTACCGGTGCTCATTCATTGGTTACCAAGACACCCTATATGCCCACTCCAACCGCCAATTCTACCGTGAATGTGACATCACAGGCACCATAGACTTCATATTTGGCAATGCAGCAGTTGTGTTCCAAAGCTGCAAGATCATGCCAAGGCAGCCACTCCCTAACCAGTTCAATACCATTACAGCCCAAGGAAAGAAGGACCCTAACCAGAACACTGGCATTGTGATCCAGAAATCCACAATCACTACCCTTGATAAGGACAATCTCACTCTCACTGCCCCAACATACCTTGGTAGGCCATGGAAAGATTACTCCACCACTGTGATCATGCAATCTGAGATTGGCTCATTCTTGAAGCCAATTGGGTGGATAAGTTGGATACCCAATGTAGAACCTCCTAATACCATTTTCTATGCTGAGTACCAGAACAGTGGGCCTGGGTCAGATGTGGCCCAGAGGGTTAAATGGGCTGGGTACAAGCCCACTCTCACTGATCTTGATGCAGGAAAGTACACGGTCCAGTCATTCATTCAAGGCCAAGAGTGGCTTAAAGATGCTTCTGTAGAATTTGAGTCTACTTTATGA